The segment CCTGTCGCAGCCGCCGGCGGCTGTCCAGGAAGCGAGGCTGCCCCTCCCGGCATCCCGGATGCCCGGCCGGGTGTGGCCGGCATCCCGGCTGCGGGACCTGCAAATTCTGGCCCTGCGGTTCCGGCCGGTTCTTCCGCCGTCACGGCCGTCCCTCCCCGGGGCCGGTCCCTTCCAGGATCACCTGGGCCACCGCCCACTGGCCGTCGTGGGAGAGGCTGAGGTGGATGCGCCGGACGCCGGCCGCCCGGGCCAGGGCGGACGCCCGGCCCGCGACCTCCAGCCACGGGCGGCCCCCCTCGTCCTGGCGGACCCGGATGTCCCGCCAGCGCAACCCCCGCAGGCCCGTGCCCAAGGCCTTGGCGAAGGCCTCCTTGGCCGCCCAGCGGGCCGCCAGGCGCCGGGCCCTGTGGGGCCCGGTGCCGGCGGCGGCCAGCTCGTCCGGAGAGAAGACCCGCTCCGCCCAGCGCCACCCCCGGCGGCGCAGGATGGCTTCGATGCGCTCCACCTGCACGATGTCGATCCCGGTCCCCACGATCACGCCCTTCGCTCCCCTCTCTCCTCTTTCTAGCGCAGCGGGCGGCCCGGTAAAAGGTACCGGGAACGGGAGACCGGGCGGTCCGGGGTGAAACGGCCCTGCCAGGGAGCGCGCTGCCCCTCCGGCGAGCGGGTGGGGCTGCAGTGCGGGTTCCCGGCCGTGGACGCCTCGAGCGGTCCCGCCCGGCCGGTGCACCCGCCATAGGCGGAGCGCCCTTCCCGTCAACTGCGGGAAGGGCGCTCGGCAGCATGGTGACGGTTGGCCCGGCTCACCCGCCGGGCTGGTTTTTGCGGTGACGTCGCCAGGCCTACTCTGCCGGACCTCCCCTGGCTGCCGGCTGAGCATCCTGCTCCTGCGGCGGCTTCCGATGGTCTGGCCGCAAGCTCCCGCCTAAGGCATGGCGGGATCGTCGTCGTACCCCTTGGCCGGGTCCAACGGCTTTTCGATCTGGAGCTCGGTCTTGATGTTGAGGCTACGGTGCTGGTCGCTCTTGAGATACTCGGCGATGATCTTGGCCTCCTGGTCGTTGATGGGAGCCCCGTTGCCCCGCATCTTCTCCACGATGGCGTCCCACTGGTCACCCCGGGCGTTGTTGCGGATGATGCGGCCCACGTCGTGGCAGATCGTGCACTTCTGGAAGAATAACGCCTCGGCCTCCGAGCGGGGCTCCGGCATCACCAGCCTGGCGGCCTTGGCGATGACCTCCTTGGCCTGGTCCTTGTTCTCCTGCCACCGGGCGATGACGTCCGGCGGGACGTTGGACTTCAGCGCCAGGCCGTTCGGGTTGAGGCCCACCGTCACGGTGTTGACGCGCTCCATCTTCTCCACATCGATGATGGAGATCGAGTTGGCGCCCCAGTTGGTGACGTAGGCGGTCTTCCCGTCCGGCGAGAAGTAGATCCAGTGCGGGTTCTGGACGACCGGGATCTCCTTGATGACCTCGAAGGTCTCGAAGTCCAGCACGCTGATGTGCTGGGCGCCGTTGTGGTTCACCCACACGTTGCCGTCGGGACCGTAGTAGGCGATGTTGGCCCCGCCCCCCGTCTTCACGGTCTTGATCAGCTGGCCCTTGTCCGCATCGATGAAGGAGAAGGAGCCGTCGGAACGGTTGCCGGTGGAGATGACGTGGGTCTTGCCCAGGAACTCCACGTTCACCGGCTTGGGCACGTTCCCGACCCGGTGGACGATCTGGTCCGTCGCCGTGTCGATGATGATCACTTCATCATCCAGGGTATTGGCGACGGCCACGTACTTGCCGTCGGCCGACATCCCCAGGCCGCTGCCGGAACCGCTGCCGTAGTCCGTGTTCGTCCGGTTGATGTGGTCGACCTTCCAGTTCTCCAGGTCGATGACCGCCACCCGCGTGTCGGCCTGCAGGCTCACGTACGCTTTCTTGCTGTCGGGCGTGACCACCACGTCCCGCGGCTTCTTCCCGACCTCCACCACGCGCAACAGCCGAGGGTCCTTGGCATCCAGAACGGCCACGGCGCCCGAGCCGTTCAGCGTGACCAGCACGTACCGGCCATCCGGCGTCATGCCCATGTGCAGCGGCCCCGCCGGCTTGCCGTCGGCCGACTTGGGCAGGTCGATGCGGCGTACCTTGTTGCCGTTCTCCGTGTCGATGGCCGCCACCCAGTCGCCGTAGCGGATGGTCACCAGCACCCAGCGCTGGTCCTTGGTAATGTAGGGGTGGTGCGGTACCCCGCCCTCGGTGCGGATGAACTGCACCGGCTCGCCCGTGGCCAGGTCGACCACGGTGACACCCTGGCTCACCTCGTCGGCGACGTAGAGCCAGCCGTTACCGTCCCACTTGGGATCGAGTTCCGGCCCGGCAGCGTTCTGGGACTCGTACCAGCGCACCTCGTAGTTGGGATCGATGGTCGCAGCCGGGGTCATCACCCCGCCGCACGCGGCGAGAAAGAGCGATGCGGCCACCAGCCCGGCCAGGCCAAGGCGGGTGGCCCCATGCGAGCCGGGACGTACGCGAACACGGCATGGCTCCACGGACGCGTGACGGTGCCCTCCCATGATCGACGGACCCCCTTCAAGGCACGACACTGCCGCGGAGAACCAGCGCCTTGGACGCACAGGCCTGAGATGTTCAGGGCATCGCTGGCCCGCAGGCAGCCGGTCACCGCGGCATCGAAGCTCCGTATCACTTGCACTTCCGTATCACTTGCACTTCCATATCACTTGCACCGTATTCGGTGTTGGCTTCGGTGTTGGCGACCGAAATCCTCTTGCGATGAGGCCTGCCCGGCCGGCACAATCTGTTACCCGGAGACGGCCTGGCGCCACATTTGGACCACGGACCCCCAGACCACGACGGCGACCATCCAGCGCAGCGCACCGGCGCGGACCCGTTTCGACAGATACCCCCCCGCCTGGGCCCCGGGGACCGAACCCAGCACCAGCGCCAGCGCCAGCGGCCAGTCGACTTGCCCCGTCGCCACCTTGCCCACCATGCCGAAGGCCGCGGTGAAGAGGACGATGGCCAGGGTCGAGCCCAGGGTGACCCGGGTGGGAATCTTGAGCACGTACATCATCAAGGGCACATAGATGAAGGCGCCCGGCGCCCCGACGAGCCCGCCCACCAACCCCACCGCCAGGGCGATGGCCACCGCCAGCGGCCGATTGAAGCGGACGTGGTCCGCCGTCGCGTCCGGATCTTCTTCCCGGCGGGGCAGGAACATCAGCACGCCCGCGGCCGTGGCAACGCCGGCGAAGAGAAGGAGCAACGCGCGGGGGTTCACCAGATCGGACAGCAGGCCGCCCGCCAGGGCGGCGAGGGCGCTGGCTCCTCCCATGGTCAGGACCAGATCCTTGTGGACGAACCGGTTGCGCCAGTGGACCACCATGCCGGACAGCGCTGCGAAGAACACCTGCACGATGGTGATGGCGGCCACCTGCTTCATGTCCAGGGCCGGGAAGCCGAACAGCGGCGGGACGAACAGGAGCAGCGGAACCATGAGGATCGCACCGCCGAGCCCCAGCAATCCCGAGAAGAACCCGCCGGCCAGGCCGATCAGGAAAAGGAGGGCGCTCATCCGGACCTTCCTCCCCTTGTCCCATGTCCTCAGATTTCCTGAAGCGCCCCGTTACCGCACATGGCCGCGGGGTGCACCGGGCGCCCGGGTCCGGTCCCGGGCGCCCGTTCCCACCGTTCAAAAGGTGACGTTGACGTCCGCCTCAGCGGCGAAGGCCAGGAAGGTGGCCGCTCCGCCGGGCTCGACCCCGTCCACCAGCTGGTCGAGGCCGATGGCCATGACGTCCATGGTCATCTGGCAGCCGATCAGCTTGACTCCCGATTCCCGGGCGATCTCCAGCAGCTCAGGCACCGAAGGCACGTTGTTCTTCTTGAAGCCCTCCAGCGCCGGCTGCAGGTGCTCGGGCACCGGCAACTGCCGGTTCGCTTCCTTATGGATGATCTTCAGGCCATCGAAGGTGAAGAAGACCTGGACCTCCGCCCCCATGGCGGCGGCTGCCGTGGCGATGTTCAGCACCTTGTACGCGTCGTCGATGTTCCCGTGGCTGGCGATGATGGCCACGCGACGGACGGACACCGTGTACCCCTCCCTCCTGAATTCGCCGTTCCGGAAGCCCGTTTTGACCCGTGGCACCCGAATGCCGGCGTGACGTCAGCGGGATGCCGGTGCCGGGGCGGACCCGGCACCGCCCTGCTCGACCGGGCCCGACCAGGCGGACATGCCCGGCACGACGTTGACCACCTTCTCGAAGCCGGCCTGTTGCAGGATGCGGCAGGCATAGGCGCTGCGGCGGCCGCTGCGGCAGACCACGGCGATCTCCGCCGTGCGGTCGAGCCTGGCGGCAAACTCGGACAGCGTCTCGATGGGTACGGAGAGGGCACCGGGGATATGGCCGGCCTCGTACTCCTCCGGTTCCCGCACGTCGAGCACGGTCAGGGCGTCCCCGGCCTCGAGGCGCCGGGCCAGTTCCTGGCTGCTGATCTCGCGGTCGAAGAGCTGTCCCTTCTCCTTGGTTTCCGGGACCAGCTTCTTGACATACAGCCGGAGGAAACCTTCGTCCTCCACCACGCCCAGGAACTTGTGCTCCGTCTGCTCACACCAGCCCCGGAAGTCGGCGGGTGCGCCCTTGTCGGTCGCCAGCACCTCGAGGATCTCCCCGACCTGCAGGGCATCGATCGCCTTGCGCGCCCGCACGATCGGCAACGGGCAGGAAAGGCCGCGGGCATCCACGGTGGCGCTCGGCTTGAACGTAGCGTTCACGGACGACTCCCTCCCTCAGGCTGCTTCTTCCGCCAGCGCGCAGACATTGCGCCCCAGTTCGAGCTCGGACGCCTGCTCCTCGCTCGGCCGCAGCAAACCGGTGTTCACCCGCTTGATGTCCACGTACTGCTGCGGGAACTCCGGCAAGCGGCCCATGATGAAGTCGACGAAAGCCCGCTCGCCTGCTGCCAGGGCCTGCAGGCCCTCGTTCGACTGCTTGAGGTCGCCCAGCGTACCGGCGACGCGGCCGCGGGCGTCCGCTTCCTGCGGCCGGCTGAAGTGCCCGGGAAGAACCAGCGTCGCGTCCGGCAGTTCCATCAGGCGCAGAAGGGACCGGTAGTAAAGGGGCGTCCAGGTCTCGGCCCGGCCACCCAGGTCCGGTCGGGCGATGGACTCCACGAAGATGGTGTCACCGCTGAATAGGTAGCGACCGTCCAGCAGGTAGACCACCTGGCCCAGGGTGTGGCCGGGCACGTGGATTGCACGCAAGGTGGCACGGCCCACACGGAACTCCTGCCCGTCGTACACCGGCTGGTAGCGGAAGGTAGCGGGCAACACGTCCATGGGGTGAATGGCGTCGTAGGGGTGCAGGTGATAGGGCACGCCCAGTTGTTCTGCCAACTCCGCGCCGCTGCTGATGTGGTCGGCGTGGGCGTGGGTGTCCAGGACCCGCGTGATGGTCAGGCCGTGCCGGCGCGCGAACTCCAGGTAGCGCTCGGCGTGGCGCAGGGGGTCGATGATCACCGCCTCCCCCTCCGAGGCCACCAGATAGCTCAGGCAGCCGCGGGCCGGGCGGTTGATCTGATAAACGGCAAGGCCCTCTTCCTCCACCACGGGAACAAACTCGTAATGGTCGCCCCAGGCGATCATGCCGCCGCGCAAGCTGACGGCGTCATAGCCCAGCTCGCGGAGCCCCTGGGCCACATACCCGGAGGTGCCGCCGTGGGCGCACACGACCACGATCCGCCCTTCCCGGGGCAGGTGGTCCACCCAGTGCCGGCGCGCGTAGGCCTTGGCGGATGCGACCAGGTCGTCTTCCTCGGCCTCGGCCAGGATCTCGTAGTACGGCACGTGGATCACCTGCAGGGGCTGGCGGCCTTCGATCCGCCAGCGGCGAAACTCCTCGTCGTTGCGGAGATCGATCAGGAACGGGGTTTCGCCCCGGTCCAGCATCCGCTTGAGCTCAGCGGCATCGATTTCCGAGGGAGTACGCGTCATTGGATCCACCTCTCTCCCTCCCCTCAGCGACCCCGCCCGGGGCCGTATTCCACCGGGCCCTTCCACCGCTGCATGCCGCCCACCAGGTTGCGGACGTTGCGGAAACCCATCCCCTGCAGCCATTGCTGGGCCAGGCCGGAGCGGTTCCCGCTCCGGCAGACGAGGACGATCTCCTGGTCGGACGGCAACTCCCGGTACCGCACGGGTACCTGCCCCAGCGGGAGCAACCGCGCGCCCGGGATGTGCCCGCCGGCGTACTCGTCGGGCTCGCGCACGTCGATGATCAGCGGGGCGTTGCCCGCCTCCAGCCGCCGGCGCAGCTCCTCGGGCGTGACGGTGTCCGGCCACGGAGCGCGCATCGCCATGGTGTTCCCCCCTTTGGTCCCGGCCGGACCAGCGGTCCGGGGCGCCTGCGGGCCACCTGCCGGGCTCGGCCGGATGACGCCTATTCTTATTTGAGATTAAGCAACTACTGAAACTAGCAACCAGTTTACGAGGTGCCTGCCCCGCGCGCAACCCCCATGCGGATTGGTGCCGGCCGTTCCGGCCGGACCGGGCGCCGGGTTGGGCCGGGGGCACGCGGTGCGCCCACCGTGATCCGGATGACGCGCCGGGGCGCAGGAGAAGATCGACTTGACAGCGGGCGCACGGGGGATCATATTGGGAGTAGTTTAGAAGTTACTTAGCAAGGAGCCGGGGAAGCGGTAACCCATGACTGCGGAGCGGACGGACACGGAAAAGCAGTTGCTGGAGCTGCAGGCGCGACTCTGTCATGTGCTGGCCAGCCCCAAGCGCCTGGAGATCCTCTATACCCTGGCCGGCGGTGAGATGACGGCCGGTGAGCTGGCACGGGTCGTCGACACCACCACCGCCAACCTCTCCCAGCACCTGGCCCTCATGCGCCAGTACGGGCTTGTGGAGTCGCGGAAGGAAGGGCTCAACGTGTATTACCGGCTCGCCTCGCGCGAGATCCTGGAAGCGTGCCAGGCCGTGCGCCACGTGCTCCTCGAGCACTTGCGGCGCAGTGCGATGCTGGCCGCTCAGGGCGGCGCCGGTCCGCAACCCGGGCAGCCGTGACGAGGCGAGCCCGTACGCCATGCTTTGCGGGGCTGCCCCCAAGCGCGCCGGCGCCCCGTACCGGGCAGGTCACGCCGCACAACCCCCACCGGGCCTGCCGGCCCGTTGACGCATCAGCCCAACGGGTCAGGGCCCAGCGCAGGTAGGAACCGCAGGGAGGGATCGGCGATGGCGGAGCTGGACTATACGGTGGCCACGGACAAGCCGGTGGACGAGGCCATCCAAGCGCTGCAGTCCGCGCTGGCGGAACGGAAGTTCAGCGCCCTCTGGCACCTGCACGTCAACGAGAAGCTCCAAGAGAAGGGCTTCCACCTCGAACCCGAGTTCCACATCTTCGAGGTCTGCAATCCCGCCAAGGCCAAGCAGGCCCTGGAGACCGATCAGAAGGTCGGTTACCTGCTGCCTTGCAAGATCGTGGTGTACGCCGACCGCAACGACGGCAACCGCACGAAGATCGGCCTGCTGCGCCCGCAGACGCTGATCGGCCTGCTGGGCGACGAGCGGTTTCGTGACCTGGCGACCGAGGTGGAACAGGAGCTGCGCGCGGCGGTGGATGCGGCGGCCCGCTGAGGCCGCCGCATCCTGTTCCGGGGCGGCCACGCCGCGCCGGTGGGGACCGGTGCGGGGCGAGCGGCCCGGCGTAGCCGCCGCCGCCCCGCGCCCACAGGAGATGGTGGACCATGTCCCGGAGAAAGCGCCTGGTGGTGGTCGGGGGCGTCGCGGCCGGCATGAGCGCCGCCTCCCGGGCGCGTCGCCTCGATCCTGACCTGGAGATCGAGGTGTTCGAGCGCAGCGGCTTCGTCTCGTACGGGTCTTGCGGCCTGCCCTACTTCGTCGGCGGCCTGGTTCGCGAACCCGGCGAGCTGGTGGTCTACACGCCGGAGTTCTTCCGCCAGAAACGCGACATCGCCGTTCACGTCCAGCACGAGGTCACGGCCATTCATCCGGACGAACACTACCTGGAGGTACGCGACCTGGTGACCGGGCGCCAGCGGCAGGTGGAGTTCGACACCTTGATCCTCGCCACGGGCGCCCGCCCCGTCGAGCCGCCCATTCCCGGCCTCGACCTGAAGGGTGTCCATTTCCTGCGGCTGGTCGAGGACGGCATCGCCATCCGCGAGCACGCCCGGGCCCTGGTGGCCCAGGGGCGACGCAAGGCGGTCGTCATCGGCGGTGGCTACGTAGGGCTCGAAATGGCCGAGGCCCTGGTCGCCGTCGGCATGGAGGTGGCCATCGTCGAGCGTCTCCCCCAGGTCATGCCCAACCTGGACCGGGAGATGGCCGAGCTGGTCCATGATGAATTGCGCCGTCACGGTGTGGCGCTGTATCTGGGCGAGGGGGCGCGGGCCGTGCTGGGCGACGGTGGCCGCGTGCGGGCGCTGGACACCGACGCCCGCACCCTGCCGGCCGATCTGGTCCTGGTGGCCGTGGGCGTGCGGCCCAATTCCGAGCTGGCCGAGGCGGCCGGCATCGAGCTGGGCGCCGGGCGGGCGATCAAGGTGGACGAGTTCATGCGCACGTCGCACCCGGCGGTCTATGCCGCCGGCGACTGCGCCGACACCGTCCACCGGGTCAGCGGCCGGCGCGCCTACATTCCCCTCGGCACCACGGCCAACAAGCAGGGGCGCGTGGCCGGGGAGAACGCCGCCGGCGGCCACGCCCGCTTCCCCGGCGTACTGGGTACGGCCATCGTCAAGGTCTTCGACCTGGGTGTCGCCCGGACGGGCCTGACCACCCGCGAGGCCGCACTGGCGGGCCTGGAGGCCGCAGCCACGACGATCCGTCACGGCTCCCGCGCCCACTACTACCCCGGTGCCGGCAAGCTGCACGTACGGCTGGTCCACGGGCCTGACGGCCGCCTGCTGGGCGCCCAGATGGCGGGACCGGTCGACGCCGTCTTGCGCATCGACGCGCTGGTGGCAGCCCTCCATGCAGGCATGACGGTGGACCAGCTCTACGAACTGGACCTGGCCTACGCACCCCCCTTCGCGCCCGTGTGGGATCCGGTGCTGGTGGCCGCTCGCCAGGCCATGAACGCCATCCGGGGCGTGGCGGACTAGATGCGTCTCCGGCGGCGCATGCAGCCGGTCGCCCCCGCAGGCGGGAACACTGTTCCCGAGAGCGCTGGTTTCACTGGTTTTGGAGGTTTTGAAGGTTTCCGGTCGGGCGGTGCCCGTTCGGCGCCAACCGGCAGCCGGCGCGCCGCCCGGCCGGGGCTCCCGGGATCCGCAAAGAGAGGGATCCCCGAGAGGAGGTGACGGAAGGGATGAAGATATCCGAGCAGGACCGGCGGGAGATCCAGCGGCGCTTTGAGGCGATGGAATCACCGGTGGTCCTCAAGCTGTTCGTCCGCGCGGACAAAGACGAGTGCCCCTACTGCGAGGACACCCGCCAGCTGCTGGAAGCGGTGGCGGAGCTCGACGACCGCATCACCCTCGAGGTCCACGATGTCGAACGGGAACCCGAGCTGGCCGAGCGCCACGGCGTCGACATGGTCCCGGCCATCCTGTTCGCCCGGGCGGACGGCAGCGACACCGGGATGCGGTTTTACGGCATTCCGGCCGGTTACGAGTTCGGGACGCTGATCGACGACATCGTCGACGTCTCCCGCGGTGTCGCGGGGCTGTCCCCGGAAACCGAGGCATACCTGCGGTCGCTGGACACCGACGTCCACCTGCAGGTATTCGTCACGCCGACGTGACCGTACTGTCCCCGGGCGGTCCGCCTGGCTCACAAGATGGCCCTCGCCAGCGACCGGGTGCGGGCCGACGCCATCGAGGCCATGGAGTTCCCCGATCTGGCCAACCGGTTCGCGGTCTTCGGTGTTCCCAAGACCGTGGTGAACGGGTCGGCTGCCGTTGAGGGCGCGGCACCGGAACCGCACCTGCTGGCGTTGATCAAGGAGGCCCTTTCCTGACAGGGTTCCCTCGCCCACGACAACCCGCCGGTCTCCAGGGGAGGCCGGCGGGTTGCTGTGGCACCCCGCCGGCAGGGCGGCGGGCAAGGACGGCCGGCAGGGGCAAGGATGCCCACCCCGGTCAAGCCGGCTCGACCAGGATGGCGTACTGCTCATGCTCCGGATGGTGCTTGCGGCCCAGGATCGTGAAGCCCTCACCGGCCAACCATCCGGCCAGGTCCGCTTCAGCAATGCGCTCCTCCCGGGGCGGGCCCACCTCGCCGGCCCCCTCCGGATCGAACTCCGCCACCACCATGCGGGCGCCCGGCAACAGCCAGCGGTGAAGGCGACCGAGGACCGCCCGGGGATCCGGAATATGGTGGAGCACATGGGCCAGGACCACCTTGCGGGCATGCTGGGGCGGGATGACCCCGGCCAGATCGTCGTGGGCGATGTCCGCCTGGACGGCGTGCACGTTGTCCAGGCCCTCCCCCTCCACCTGCCGGCGCAGAAAGCGCAGGGCCTCGGGCCAGTGGTCCACCGCGTACACGCGGCCATGGGGCCGCACCCGGTGGGCGGCCAGCAGGCTGGTGAGCCCCGGACCTGCACCCAGGTCCACCAGGTGATCCCCGGGCCGGAGATCCAGCCACTCCAGCCATTCCTCCACCAGGGCTTGACGCCGTTGCTGGTGCTCGAAGATCTCCGCCCAGGAGACCTGGGCCTCCCACGGTCCGTGGTGCCCGGCGCCGTGGCCCCTGCGCCCGTGGCGCCCAGCCTCCGGCGCGGGGTGGCTGGCCGCGCCGTCATGGTTCGGCGCAAACGGCGGGTATGCCATGCCCCCACCTCCCCCTTCCTTCGGACCCCGAACGGCGGCCCGGCCTCCCCGGTCAGCAGGACGACGGCCGGGACTGGTCGTTCCCGGTGCTACTGTACCGGTAGTTTGCCACCGGGAGGAACCCCGCGCCCCCGCGTCGCAATCCTAAGACCGGAAAGGAGCGTTGACGGTGACCGACCCCCGCGTGCGGAAGCTGGCCCAGGTGCTGGTGCGCTACTCCCTGGGCCTTGAGGCCGGCGACCACTTCCTCATCCAGACCTCCGACCTGGCCACGCCCCTGGTCCAGGCCATCTACCGGGAAGCCCTCCGGGTGGGTGCCTTTCCCCAGGTCCTGGCCCAGCTGGAGGGGCTGGGTGAGATCTACCTGAAGGAAGCGTCGGAAGAGCAGTTGCGGGTGCTGACCCCCCTGGAGCGAATCGCCTTTGAGGAATACCGGCACGCCCTGGTGATCCACGCGCCCCACAACGTCAAGGCCCTCAGCGGCGTCGACCCTCGCCGCCTGGCCATCATGCAGGAGGCGCGGCGGCCTCTGGCCGACAAGCTGATGTCCCGCATCGGCCAGGGCGGCAAGTACTGCGTCACCCTCTTCCCCACCCAGGCCCTGGCCCAGGAAGCCGGCATGTCGCTGAGCGACTACGAGGAGTTCGTCTTCGCAGCCTGCCGCCTGGACGACGACGACCCGGTGGCCTCCTGGCAGGCCGTGAGCCGGCGCCAGCAGAGGCTGGTGGCGTTCCTGAACGGCGTGCGGGAGATCCGGGTGGTGGGTGACGGCACCGACCTGACGCTTTCGGTGGCCGGCCGGACCTGGATCAACGCCGACGGCCACATCAACTTCCCCGACTGCGAGGTGTTCACCGGCCCGGTGGAAGAGAGCGTCCGCGGCACCATCCGCTTCAGCTTCCCGGGGATCTTCCAGGGGAAGGAGATCGAGGACATCCGCCTCCGCTTCGAGGACGGCCGGGTGGTGGAAGCCCGGGCAGCCCGCGGGCAGGACCTGCTGGAGGCGCTGCTGGGCACCGACGAGGGCGCCCGCTACGTGGGCGAGTTCGCCATCGGCACCAACGACCAGATCACCCGCTTCAGCCGCAACCTGCTCTTTGACGAGAAGATCGGCGGCACCGTCCACCTGGCCCTGGGGGCCAGCTACCCCATTACCGGGGGGAAGAACCGGTCCGCCATCCACTGGGACATGATCTGCGACTTGCGCCAGGGCGGCGAGATCTACGCCGACGGCGAGCTGATCTACCGCGAGGGGCGGTTCCTCATCGAGGGGTAGGTGGGGCGGTCACGACGCCGCCCACCACCACCGCCCCTCCCGCACCTCGACCCGGGCGGCACCCTCCCGCTCCAGGGTGGCCAGCACGCCCAGCAGGGCGGTGCGGTTCAGCACGTAGGCCGCGGGGTTGTCCATGGCCACCCCCAGGTGCAGGGCCAGCTCGGCCAGGAGGTCCTCCGTTCCCGCGGGCCCCTGCCCCAGGCGGGCAGCAGCCCAGTCCAGCAGGCGGCGGACGGCCGCCGCGTTGGCCTCCAGCACCTGCTGCAGTTCCGGGCCCGCCGGCACCGCCGGGCCGTGGCCGGGGACGAACCAGCGGGCACCCACCTGGCGCACCCGGTCCAGGGATGCCAGCATCCGCCCGGCGTCCACCAGGTAGGGAATGGGGTGCTTGGCCAGGGGCTCGAGGCCCATGAAGCTGTCCGCGGCGAAGAACACGCCGTCGACGCAGAACCCCACCTGGGCCAGGCTGTGGCCGGCCAGGTCCACCACCTCCAGCGCCACGCCGCCCAGCTCCAGGACCTGCCCGGGTACCAGCTCCTGATGCACCGGCGACGGCTCCGCCAGGAGGAACCGGTTCTGCAGGGCCGCCACGGGCGCCGCCCCGCCGAACAGGTAGACCGGCTCGTAGAGGGGGTGGCGGATCACCTCCGCCTCCCCGGCGGGGGCCCAGACCCGGGCACCGGTGCGGCGCAGGATCTGGGCGTTGCCGCCGAAATGGTCGGCGTGGGCATGGGTGTTGAGCACCACCCGCACGGGCTCCCCCGTGGCCTCCGCAGCCCGCAGGATCTTGTTGGCCGCGGACCGGTCAAGGCCTGTGTCGATCAGCACCAGGCCGTCCCCGGTC is part of the Thermaerobacter subterraneus DSM 13965 genome and harbors:
- a CDS encoding FAD-dependent oxidoreductase — translated: MSRRKRLVVVGGVAAGMSAASRARRLDPDLEIEVFERSGFVSYGSCGLPYFVGGLVREPGELVVYTPEFFRQKRDIAVHVQHEVTAIHPDEHYLEVRDLVTGRQRQVEFDTLILATGARPVEPPIPGLDLKGVHFLRLVEDGIAIREHARALVAQGRRKAVVIGGGYVGLEMAEALVAVGMEVAIVERLPQVMPNLDREMAELVHDELRRHGVALYLGEGARAVLGDGGRVRALDTDARTLPADLVLVAVGVRPNSELAEAAGIELGAGRAIKVDEFMRTSHPAVYAAGDCADTVHRVSGRRAYIPLGTTANKQGRVAGENAAGGHARFPGVLGTAIVKVFDLGVARTGLTTREAALAGLEAAATTIRHGSRAHYYPGAGKLHVRLVHGPDGRLLGAQMAGPVDAVLRIDALVAALHAGMTVDQLYELDLAYAPPFAPVWDPVLVAARQAMNAIRGVAD
- a CDS encoding DsrE/DsrF/DrsH-like family protein, whose protein sequence is MSVRRVAIIASHGNIDDAYKVLNIATAAAAMGAEVQVFFTFDGLKIIHKEANRQLPVPEHLQPALEGFKKNNVPSVPELLEIARESGVKLIGCQMTMDVMAIGLDQLVDGVEPGGAATFLAFAAEADVNVTF
- a CDS encoding MBL fold metallo-hydrolase, whose amino-acid sequence is MTRTPSEIDAAELKRMLDRGETPFLIDLRNDEEFRRWRIEGRQPLQVIHVPYYEILAEAEEDDLVASAKAYARRHWVDHLPREGRIVVVCAHGGTSGYVAQGLRELGYDAVSLRGGMIAWGDHYEFVPVVEEEGLAVYQINRPARGCLSYLVASEGEAVIIDPLRHAERYLEFARRHGLTITRVLDTHAHADHISSGAELAEQLGVPYHLHPYDAIHPMDVLPATFRYQPVYDGQEFRVGRATLRAIHVPGHTLGQVVYLLDGRYLFSGDTIFVESIARPDLGGRAETWTPLYYRSLLRLMELPDATLVLPGHFSRPQEADARGRVAGTLGDLKQSNEGLQALAAGERAFVDFIMGRLPEFPQQYVDIKRVNTGLLRPSEEQASELELGRNVCALAEEAA
- a CDS encoding holo-ACP synthase is translated as MIVGTGIDIVQVERIEAILRRRGWRWAERVFSPDELAAAGTGPHRARRLAARWAAKEAFAKALGTGLRGLRWRDIRVRQDEGGRPWLEVAGRASALARAAGVRRIHLSLSHDGQWAVAQVILEGTGPGEGRP
- a CDS encoding sulfite exporter TauE/SafE family protein, which gives rise to MSALLFLIGLAGGFFSGLLGLGGAILMVPLLLFVPPLFGFPALDMKQVAAITIVQVFFAALSGMVVHWRNRFVHKDLVLTMGGASALAALAGGLLSDLVNPRALLLLFAGVATAAGVLMFLPRREEDPDATADHVRFNRPLAVAIALAVGLVGGLVGAPGAFIYVPLMMYVLKIPTRVTLGSTLAIVLFTAAFGMVGKVATGQVDWPLALALVLGSVPGAQAGGYLSKRVRAGALRWMVAVVVWGSVVQMWRQAVSG
- a CDS encoding beta-propeller fold lactonase family protein: MGGHRHASVEPCRVRVRPGSHGATRLGLAGLVAASLFLAACGGVMTPAATIDPNYEVRWYESQNAAGPELDPKWDGNGWLYVADEVSQGVTVVDLATGEPVQFIRTEGGVPHHPYITKDQRWVLVTIRYGDWVAAIDTENGNKVRRIDLPKSADGKPAGPLHMGMTPDGRYVLVTLNGSGAVAVLDAKDPRLLRVVEVGKKPRDVVVTPDSKKAYVSLQADTRVAVIDLENWKVDHINRTNTDYGSGSGSGLGMSADGKYVAVANTLDDEVIIIDTATDQIVHRVGNVPKPVNVEFLGKTHVISTGNRSDGSFSFIDADKGQLIKTVKTGGGANIAYYGPDGNVWVNHNGAQHISVLDFETFEVIKEIPVVQNPHWIYFSPDGKTAYVTNWGANSISIIDVEKMERVNTVTVGLNPNGLALKSNVPPDVIARWQENKDQAKEVIAKAARLVMPEPRSEAEALFFQKCTICHDVGRIIRNNARGDQWDAIVEKMRGNGAPINDQEAKIIAEYLKSDQHRSLNIKTELQIEKPLDPAKGYDDDPAMP
- a CDS encoding rhodanese-like domain-containing protein encodes the protein MAMRAPWPDTVTPEELRRRLEAGNAPLIIDVREPDEYAGGHIPGARLLPLGQVPVRYRELPSDQEIVLVCRSGNRSGLAQQWLQGMGFRNVRNLVGGMQRWKGPVEYGPGRGR
- a CDS encoding ArsR/SmtB family transcription factor is translated as MTAERTDTEKQLLELQARLCHVLASPKRLEILYTLAGGEMTAGELARVVDTTTANLSQHLALMRQYGLVESRKEGLNVYYRLASREILEACQAVRHVLLEHLRRSAMLAAQGGAGPQPGQP
- a CDS encoding DUF302 domain-containing protein codes for the protein MAELDYTVATDKPVDEAIQALQSALAERKFSALWHLHVNEKLQEKGFHLEPEFHIFEVCNPAKAKQALETDQKVGYLLPCKIVVYADRNDGNRTKIGLLRPQTLIGLLGDERFRDLATEVEQELRAAVDAAAR
- a CDS encoding sulfurtransferase TusA family protein, with product MNATFKPSATVDARGLSCPLPIVRARKAIDALQVGEILEVLATDKGAPADFRGWCEQTEHKFLGVVEDEGFLRLYVKKLVPETKEKGQLFDREISSQELARRLEAGDALTVLDVREPEEYEAGHIPGALSVPIETLSEFAARLDRTAEIAVVCRSGRRSAYACRILQQAGFEKVVNVVPGMSAWSGPVEQGGAGSAPAPASR